A section of the Schistosoma haematobium chromosome ZW, whole genome shotgun sequence genome encodes:
- a CDS encoding hypothetical protein (EggNog:ENOG410VAY8~COG:K) has protein sequence MPNQSNQKSEVKRFEAYRASVYGSTGFSPATLLFGHELRLPVELQIPLLPCEAQDHVLYIRNLRSRLADAYHLVKINLQNASKHQNDVYDRKANGPVYKPGDRVWLHRPLAPPGTCSKFHQPWKGPYEDVFARSPTTFVLRNLQWPQDDVITAHYNQLKPDRTTMHSDTPFVNPLTAVSHYEVPPEGGVAYPCPALGTEDSVSWRGGIVTVLKSLHMTLLMATKSERTRRRGTSLKQPEPAKQ, from the exons ATGCCAaaccagtcaaatcagaagtcagaagtgAAGAGGTTCGAAG CGTACCGCGCATCAGTGTACGGATCCACGGGATTTTCACCTGCGACCTTACTCTTTGGACATGAATTACGCCTACCTGTTGAGCTACAAATACCGTTGTTACCATGCGAGGCTCAAGATCATGTATTATACATCCGTAACCTTCGCAGCCGTCTAGCCGACGCATATCACCTAGTTAAGATCAACCTACAAAATGCTAGCAAACACCAAAATGATGTGTACGACCGCAAGGCGAATGGACCCGTGTATAAACCCGGAGATCGTGTTTGGCTGCACCGTCCTTTGGCCCCACCAGGAACATGCAGCAAGTTCCACCAACCTTGGAAAGGACCTTATGAAGATGTGTTTGCTCGGTCTCCCACTACATTCGTCCTACGTAACCTCCAATGGCCCCAAGACGATGTTATAACGGCACACTACAACCAATTGAAGCCAGACAGAACGACGATGCACTCAGATACCCCGTTTGTCAATCCACTGACTGCCGTCAGCCACTATGAAGTGCCACCAGAAGGAGGGGTAGCATACCCATGTCCAGCACTAGGCACTGAGGACAGTGTCTCATGGAGAGGGGGTATTGTGACGGTATTAAAATCATTACATATGACGTTGCTAAT GGCAACAAAGAGTGAACGTACTAGAAGAAGAGGAACAAGCCTTAAGCAGCCTGAACCTGCAAAACAATGA